From the genome of Tripterygium wilfordii isolate XIE 37 chromosome 6, ASM1340144v1, whole genome shotgun sequence:
TCTGCATCAACAAGACTTATTaagcacacacatacatacatatatcaaTATATACATCAACTGGGTAGCAGCAAAGTCGTACCTTCAAGAAGCACTGAGTAGGGAAAGAATGGGTGGGCTTGGTGGGAAGTCTAGTGGTGGCTGGGATTCTTGACGGAGCTAGAGCTGCATGGGTGGCCATGGCTGGAGCTTAAATCTAAGAAACACTAGTTGCTTTTGGCATAAAcataacatacatatatataattatacacaTTTCAGTTATTCTAATGTTGtgtattttttggttttctccGAATTCTGAATTATGGTGGCCAGTGAGATTCCCATGAACGTGTGGGCGAAAATGGGTTTCATGGAGGATGTTAGATAAGATCATGTTTGACTTCCAACATCAAAAATCTGAACCACAGATTCTCTCTGCCTGTTCACTTTTTTGTGGTTTCCTAAAACGCATGACCCATAGTCGTTTCAGCCTTTGAGGAGTCTATGCATATAGTGCACGTAACATGCGACACGTGGCAGAATGCAAAGGAAGAAAATCACACATTGAATGTGCCATAAGATTTTTTCAGTGTGACTCCGGCTGGCAGGGAATATTGGCGAATGGTGAACaacatatatttttgaaaataatcaaaAGTTGCATGTTCCAATGCCAATATTTCATCATCATACATGTAGTTATTAAGCATAACATAGAACAAACACAACTACTCAGAACATATATGTTCCACTTCAGAGTTTTCCATTCTATGTAAAAGTCAGGAGTTATCTCAAATGGCTGCTTCAATTTCATCTGAATTGACAGCTGCTCCATTTGGGACATCCTCGGTTCGGAGCTGAGAAGAAACATCATCAATTGCAGAGTTCAGTTGTGCAATCTTCTCAGCAAGTACTTTCCTTGTTTTCTGTAGATCAAAATGGACTGAGTTTGTTGGGACTAGATGGCTTAGCAATATGCAAACAAAATTCATCACATAAAAGAGAAGTATGTAGGAGTTCGGTTATAAAGATATATATGCAATCATCCCAAAAAACATTTAGGATGGAAAGATTGAAGTATAACGACAGATTCATGAGTGACAGCTTACCTCCAGAGCTTTTTCTTCGTCATAGATGAATTTAGGTAGTTTTCTCATCAGATCTTTTCGGTCAGTGCCAGTGAGTGCCTTGCTGATCTGTAAAGATCAATGAGAATACGAATTCATGAAATAGTAGTCAATCACCaacgaaaaaaaatagtttatggGTTAATGgcagtaaatttttttattatttagtaaTACCTGAGGAGCATACACACATCCAAGGGCACCAACTATGAGTCCTCCCAAGACAAAACCACCAACAAATACACTTGCACTGCTTGGACTTCCATCATCACTGTAAAAGGACAAGGGGCACAAAATTATAACAAAGAACTTGTCATCTTTAAATGCAACAACGACAAAAAAGCCTGTATACATAAAACTTCCTTCCCCTCCCCCCCGCCCCCTCGAACACcccaaaaaaatcatcatcatcaaaaccatCATAAACATGTCGGTCAAACATAGAACTACacgattgaaatttgaaagtcaTGACAAGTTGATACCGATAACTCGCTTGAATTCTGAGTGTCCCTCTAGATGTCGATAGTTGTGCTTTCCTTGAATAACTTGGGCAAAATGACACGTTATTGGTGCCGGCATTTCCGAGACTTTTTTCCAATGGCTTTACAGGCAAGACTGCAAAAATAGTTATTAAAGAAACAGAAAAGATTAACAGCATTCCACTACCAACAGTGATAAATGAACATAAAATGTGATCAAAACATGTTCCCAAAGATAATGGCTCCAGAATCAGTAGTAACTATGCTTTTGAATGTCAATATTGACTCTCGAAAGTTGACAAGGCCACAGGTGTAAGTTGACTAAGGAGCCGGATTAGACACCATCATCTACAGGGGCCCAAGATCCTATCCTTAAGTATGTAAGCAAATCATAAGAACGAATGTATCCAGGTAAGTGTTTCGCATTTGGGTGTCCgagtatgtgtattatatgtgGGCAAGTTGCTTAAATGTTTGGCAGTTCCAACCAGGACATTTGGCAGAGTGGCAAACTGAACATCAGATCTGTTTAGGGGTGGGATGTCAATGCAAATGGGTCATGAGAAGCCTTCCTAAACAGGAGTGTGCGTGTCTTCCCCAAGCTCGGAACCGGTGAGTTGATTTCTGTTGCGTTAATATTAAGTTAATGGCTACTCCTTACGTGTTCGATGTGGTTTCACTCAAGTCTTGCATTCTGAGCAACTGCATATGAACTTAAAATACATCTTAAGGACAAAATTTTTCAACCTATCCTAAAAAGAAAGTAGGATGCTCTTATTAAAAGCCCCGAACTACAGCCACATGAAGACCAGTCATTCAGTGGCAGGTGGCAACAATTACCATTAGCAGATATGATTTCCCATTCACTTTATGAGCAACTAAATCACATTCTACTTTCTACACCTCTTTAGATTTCATTAATCTGGATCAAACATCATGCTCATAAACCATTATTCCCCTAAAAGAAATTCTCCTCTGTTAACTATTCCTTTGCTTGAAACACATTAAATTTCGTCTAAGTCGCAGAAATCCAAAAACCCAGATGAAAAAACGAacccaaaaatgagaaaagctaaGATTATGACGCCCACCAAAATCTGATCtagaaaagaataaaaaaataagcaGACCCCTGACTGAAGAATTATCCCAATATCTGGTAAGTTATACACactaaattaaattgaaaaacgAAATCACAATAAGATCAAACAGAAACAAAACATATAAgcttacaacaaaaaaaaaaaaaaaaaaaaagaaacagaacatataaaatatatattagcaTCAGATCAAGAACGAAAGTCTGTGAGAAGAAAGTACCAGGTGAGTCTAATGGGTTTCTCGTCAAAGCGAGTGAAGTCGAAATGGAACTCATTGTTTCTATGTCTTACAGGTACAGGggtagagagacagagagaggaaATGAACCGTGGAGCTTGTGAGTGCGGGTAGAGGGAACACcgccaaataaaataaataaacaaacaaaccctTCGATAATTCCCAGGCTTCTCAATGATATTCTGCACCGACGACCATGGAAAATGACGTGAGCTCTCGTCTCCAGTCCTGTCTCTTCATAGTTCATACGACAGCGTGATCGGGCTTTTATGTGACTAAAATGGGTTGGGCCGAAAATACGTTCGAATTGAAGATTTATGAATGGAAACGGGCCGAATGGGTGTTTCAGTGTAGGCTCATATCTGTTATAAGCCCACACCAACTCAAAAATATtaggaaataaaataataattcaaaatcaCCCCATGTAGACACGTGTCTACCCCAACTTCGAGGCGTTGGAATTTATCAGTGGACTCTGTCAGAAAATCTTGCAAGTTATTTTTTTCTCGACAATGACACACCGTCTCTCTGTCTCTCGATGTACATCTGTATAAAACAGAACAGATGCCGAATTTTGATGGATACGTGGTATCTGTTATGGCCGgctttgatttttgtatttacTCGTTTGAAAGAAGAATGGCAGAGTCCCCGACCAACTAATGCTGCCCAGTCCAATGCAAGAAAATAACACCCACTATAAGACAACTTTGTAGCATTTGATGGACTCCAAGACGCGGTATTTCCAAGCTTTTTTGAGGACAAGGGATTGTAGGAAGGAATTTACATACATTCTCaccattttcttctcttgttgCCTGAGAAAAGGAGGAGTGAAAAACTCTGATTTTGATTTCCATGGCTGGTGGTGCTGCAGGAGAGAGGTCTTTGAAGGAAACGCCAACCTGGGCAGTGGCTACTGTCTGTGCTGTGTTTGTTCTATTGTCTATTGCAATTGAACATGGCATTCATTCTCTTGGAAAGGTTGGTTTGTTTATGGCCTGAAATTATATGATTTTCCATCCATGGATGACCTTTTAagttgtttttgtcttttttgggtGAATGGCATGCAGTGGTTTCAGAAGAGACAGAAAAAGGCCATGCTTGAAGCATTGGAGAAGATCAAAGCCGGTAACTACTAGACATTCATGTGGTTTGCCTTTGATGGTTATCACTTCACTATCACTTTATTAGTCTAGTTGAGTGAAACTGCCAATGCATCTGGTTGTTAAATTAGTTCAATTGATAAATTATGGTTGATTTGCAGAGTTAATGCTATTGGGCTTCATATCCCTGCTACTTACTGTTGGTACAAAATTTATATCTAAGATATGCATCTCAAAAGACCTTGGAAACACCATGCTTCCTTGCAATGTGAAGAAAGCatatggtggagatggaggaggTCATGACAGGAGAAAGTTACTTTCAGTTGCTGAGAATGTAATGTGGCACAGGGTTTTGGCTGCTGCTGGAGGTGGAGATgattattgttctaagaaggtAGTACTAATTAATGAAGCCGGCGTCCATTAAGAAGAAACGAAGCATTTTAAACTCAATACTGAATTGATGTTTTTGTGGTAGGACAAAGTACCATTGATTTCACAATCAGGGGTGCACCAActgcatatatttatatttgtccTCGCCGTCTTCCACGTTCTTTATAGTGTCCTGACCATTGTATTGGCTAAAGCCAAGGTAAGTTTATTGATTCACTCAAGTCTATGACCCCAATGTTGGATAGGCGGGCCTAATGAACTTGTGAATGTTTGATCAGATGAAGAAATGGCAGGCTTGGGAATCAGAAACATCGTCCGTTGAGTATCAATTCACAAATGGTAAACCCATTTTCTCTTATATTTTGACATTAGGGTTAATGATCTGATATACCAATAGAATTGGATTTGATTGGGGCCTAAAATCAATGTTTCTTCAGATCCTGCAAGGTTCAGGTTCGCTCATCAAACTTCCTTTGTGAGGCGTCACTCTGGAATATCCGGCATTCCTGGAATTAGGTGGATTGTGAGTTTTCTCAACTGACACAAAAGTCCTAACTGATATAACTGGATAGGCCATAACATTGCTCAACTGCCAATGCGCTTGTCTTGAATCTTGGCAGGTGGCATTTTTTAGACAATTCTTTGGATCAATATCAAAGGTAGATTATATAACGATGAGACATGGGTTTATTAATGTAAGCATCGTTCTCCATCCACATTGTAGGCTCTTGCATTGCTTGGTTTTGGCacacttttgagttttgagttcTTAGCTGACTGACTTTCACAAAACTTACAGGCACATTTGGCTCCAAATTCCAAATTTGACTTCCATAAGTATATTAAAAGATCTATGGAAGATGATTTTAAGGTGGTCGTCGGTATTAGGTCTCCCTCTCTCTCGATCTCTCTACTAGTATCTTTCTGTTTCCATATTTCATATTGAGGCTAAAGACGACAAATTTTACATGGAATGAATGGATGAGTGAAAACCAGTTTGCACAATCTACATATGCAGTCCATTAGCCAGAATCAGCATGCCAATCTGGCTCATTTACGATTCTATTGTTCCCCATTTAACAGTATGTTTTGAATTTTCAGCTTTCCATTATGGGCTTGTGCCGTAATCTTTTTGCTGCTAAATGTCTACAGTAAGCGTCTCTGCCTCACTTACTCTAATCCTTGCATAAATAAACACATTAATCTTTGTCAGTCATCATCTTCACATTgatatttcttcttcatttgatTCCATAATGTGCAGATTGGTACACACTTAGCTGGATAATGTTAGTGCCCCTCGTTGTAAGTCATTGCATATGATCTACATAAACACTATATAAGATGTGATCAATCTTATCCTAACTCGTAATTTCTCTCATCTTTTTTCCAACATTTTTGCATATACAGATACTTCTTTCAGTTGGGACAAAGCTTGAACTGATAATCATGGAGATGGCTCATGAAATCCAAGATCGAAGTACTATGGTTAGCGGAGCGCCAGTAGTCGAGCCAAACAACAAATACTTCTGGTTCAGTCGTCCAGAATGGATTCTTTTCTTGATACAGTATACATTGTTTGAGGTGAGCATCTAAAGCTCCTCGCAATGTTGTTACAATTGACTTGACCATTATTAGACAATTGTTGATATGTTATCGTTACTGATCGCTGAcgttttttgtttattgatttgATGCTGACACAGAATGCTTTTCAAATGGCATATTTCTTGTGGACATGGGTGAGTAATTCAAACTCTATACGACTCTTTTCTTACCATATTTTCAAAACCATCTGTTCATGAAATGCTATGTGCAGTATGAGTTTGGCATCAAATCTTGCTTCCATGAAAATCCGGGTTTGATGCTGGGAagggtttttcttggtttgacACTACAATTCCTCTGCAGTTACATCACCTTTCCTCTCTATGCCTTAGTAACACAGGTAACTACTACTCAAAATACTACCTTACTTCATCACTATTTGATCCAGATGAAAGAAATCTATGTGAGCAGTTTTGATTAAAGTTTCTGACTATCCACACTATACTACAGATGGGAAGTCACATGAAGCAAGCAATCTTTGAAGAACAAACAGCAAAGGCTCTCATGAAATGGAGGAAAGCCGCCAAGGAGAAGAAGAGGCTGAGAAATGGAGCCGTAATAGATGGTTCTGTTTCTGGCTTCATGAGTGGAGAAACCACACCTTCCAGGGGTGCTTCACCAGTACATCTTCTTCACAATTACAAATACAAGTCTAATCAAGCAGATATCGAAAGTGTCGGCAATTCCCCGGTATCTTATCAATCAGATCCAGAGCTTGAAGGCTCAAGTCAGCAGGGAAAAACATCAATCAGACAAGGTCATCAAGGAAACGGAGAATTGCATaatatggatgatttctctttTACAAAGCCTTGAAGAAGATTGCCTACACTTTGTTGATCATAGTTTTGGTATTCTTTCTATTGACACTGAGTAATTCACAATACATAATCTAAAGTAGATAAAAACAGAGGACATGTCACTATTCAAACTAACAACTCTATTATTCTTAAGAAAAGATCTGTTCTCTGTTTACACATATATAACTTACCATCACCTATAAAACATAGCATGTTATCCTGCCTGCTTTAACTACAAGCTAGGTCCTCATACTCGATGCAAAGGCTAAAGGCAAAATAAAAGGAGAGAGACAGAAAATTCTGACCAGAGAATCAATGGACCGTCCCATGATCTCCTCCCTCGTTCTTGGAAGCAACAGCTTTGGCACCAACAGCAAAGAATTCTGTAATAACTTCCAAAGGCATCCCTTTCGTTTCTGGTACTTTCAAGTATACGAAAATCCATGAAATCACACACACAACAGCATAAATTCCGAATAAGCCAGCAAGGCCTATTGAACTGAGGAGCACTGGAAGTGTATAGGTGACTATAATGTCACTCACCCAGTAAAACAAGGCGCAGATGGCGATGCAAACCCCACGGACTCTTGTGGGGAATATCTCCGCGCATAGAATATTGGGGATTGGTCCATAGGCCGAGACAaagcaacaaaaatatattatgaCACAAGCAGTTGAAATTGCGGCCTTCACCACCGATCCCAAGTTGATGAGTTCACTAAGGATCAAGATAATGAGTGAAACTATGAGCACAGGGATTGTAGTGAGTAGCAGCTGCCTGCAATAAGAAGTGTGTTAGTAAGAatacaagaaaatgaaagattcATCTGCTGAAACAGGTTTAAAATAAAAG
Proteins encoded in this window:
- the LOC119999233 gene encoding uncharacterized protein LOC119999233 encodes the protein MSSISTSLALTRNPLDSPVLPVKPLEKSLGNAGTNNVSFCPSYSRKAQLSTSRGTLRIQASYRDDGSPSSASVFVGGFVLGGLIVGALGCVYAPQISKALTGTDRKDLMRKLPKFIYDEEKALEKTRKVLAEKIAQLNSAIDDVSSQLRTEDVPNGAAVNSDEIEAAI
- the LOC120000151 gene encoding MLO protein homolog 1-like; its protein translation is MAGGAAGERSLKETPTWAVATVCAVFVLLSIAIEHGIHSLGKWFQKRQKKAMLEALEKIKAELMLLGFISLLLTVGTKFISKICISKDLGNTMLPCNVKKAYGGDGGGHDRRKLLSVAENVMWHRVLAAAGGGDDYCSKKDKVPLISQSGVHQLHIFIFVLAVFHVLYSVLTIVLAKAKMKKWQAWESETSSVEYQFTNDPARFRFAHQTSFVRRHSGISGIPGIRWIVAFFRQFFGSISKVDYITMRHGFINAHLAPNSKFDFHKYIKRSMEDDFKVVVGISFPLWACAVIFLLLNVYNWYTLSWIMLVPLVILLSVGTKLELIIMEMAHEIQDRSTMVSGAPVVEPNNKYFWFSRPEWILFLIQYTLFENAFQMAYFLWTWYEFGIKSCFHENPGLMLGRVFLGLTLQFLCSYITFPLYALVTQMGSHMKQAIFEEQTAKALMKWRKAAKEKKRLRNGAVIDGSVSGFMSGETTPSRGASPVHLLHNYKYKSNQADIESVGNSPVSYQSDPELEGSSQQGKTSIRQGHQGNGELHNMDDFSFTKP